A genome region from Meriones unguiculatus strain TT.TT164.6M chromosome 2, Bangor_MerUng_6.1, whole genome shotgun sequence includes the following:
- the Dyrk2 gene encoding dual specificity tyrosine-phosphorylation-regulated kinase 2, with protein sequence MLTRKPSAAAPAAYPTGRGGDTAVRQLQASPGIGAGAPRSGVGTGPPSPIALPPLRASNATTAAHTIGGGKHTMNDHLHLSSHSHGQIQVQQLFEDNSNKRTVLTTQPNGLTTVGKTGLPVVPERQLESIHRRQGSSTSLKSMEGMGKVKATPLTPEQAMKQYMQKLTAFEHHEIFSYPEIYFLGPNAKKRQGMTGGPNNGGYDDDQGSYVQVPHDHVAYRYEVLKVIGKGSFGQVVKAYDHKVHQHVALKMVRNEKRFHRQAAEEIRILEHLRKQDKDNTMNVIHMLENFTFRNHICMTFELLSMNLYELIKKNKFQGFSLPLVRKFAHSILQCLDALHKNRIIHCDLKPENILLKQQGRSSIKVIDFGSSCYEHQRVYTYIQSRFYRAPEVILGARYGMPIDMWSLGCILAELLTGYPLLPGEDEGDQLACMIELLGMPSQKLLDASKRAKNFVSSKGYPRYCTVTTLSDGSVVLNGGRSRRGKLRGPPESREWGNALKGCDDPLFLDFLKQCLEWDPAVRMTPGQALRHPWLRRRLPKPPTGEKTAVKRVTDSTGAITSISKLPPPSSSASKLRTNLAQMTDANGNIQQRTVLPKLVS encoded by the exons CTCCCCGAAGCGGAGTGGGGACCGGCCCGCCCTCCCCCATCGCCCTGCCGCCTCTCCGGGCCAGCAACGCTACCACCGCCGCCCACACG ATTGGCGGCGGTAAGCACACCATGAATGACCACCTCCACCTCAGCAGCCACAGTCATGGACAGATCCAGGTTCAGCAGCTGTTTGAGGATAACAGTAACAAAAGGACAGTGCTCACAACACAACCAAATGGGCTTACGACGGTGGGCAAGACGGGCTTGCCTGTGGTGCCGGAGCGGCAGCTGGAGAGCATTCACAGACGGCAGGGGAGTTCCACCTCTCTGAAGTCCATGGAAGGCATGGGGAAGGTGAAAGCCACCCCCCTGACACCTGAACAAGCGATGAAGCAATACATGCAAAAACTCACAGCCTTTGAACACCACGAGATTTTTAGCTACCCTGAAATCTATTTCTTGGGTCCAAATGCAAAGAAGCGCCAAGGCATGACGGGTGGACCCAACAACGGTGGTTATGATGATGACCAGGGATCATACGTGCAGGTGCCCCATGATCATGTGGCTTACAGGTACGAGGTCCTCAAGGTCATCGGGAAGGGAAGCTTTGGGCAGGTGGTCAAGGCCTATGACCACAAAGTCCACCAGCACGTGGCCCTGAAGATGGTGCGGAACGAGAAGCGCTTCCACCGGCAGGCGGCCGAGGAGATCCGGATCTTGGAACACCTCCGGAAGCAGGATAAGGACAACACCATGAACGTCATCCATATGCTGGAGAATTTCACCTTCCGCAACCACATCTGCATGACGTTCGAGTTGCTGAGTATGAACCTCTACGAGCTCATCAAGAAGAATAAGTTCCAGGGCTTCAGCCTGCCTCTGGTGCGCAAGTTTGCTCACTCGATACTGCAGTGCTTGGATGCTTTGCACAAGAACAGAATAATCCACTGTGACCTTAAGCCCGAGAATATTTTGTTAAAGCAGCAGGGTCGAAGCAGTATTAAAGTGATCGACTTTGGCTCCAGTTGTTATGAGCACCAGCGCGTCTACACGTACATCCAGTCACGCTTTTACCGGGCTCCGGAAGTGATTCTCGGAGCCAGGTACGGCATGCCCATTGACATGTGGAGCCTGGGTTGCATCCTCGCGGAACTCCTAACGGGTTACCCCCTCTTGCCTGGGGAGGATGAAGGGGACCAGCTGGCTTGTATGATCGAGCTTTTGGGCATGCCCTCTCAGAAACTCCTGGATGCTTCCAAACGAGCCAAAAATTTCGTGAGCTCCAAGGGTTACCCCCGATACTGCACTGTCACGACTCTTTCAGATGGCTCTGTGGTCCTCAATGGAGGCCGATCCCggagagggaaactgaggggtCCGCCAGAGAGCAGAGAGTGGGGGAACGCACTGAAGGGATGTGATGATCCTCTTTTCCTTGACTTCTTAAAACAGTGTTTGGAGTGGGATCCCGCGGTCCGCATGACCCCGGGCCAGGCTTTGCGGCACCCTTGGCTCAGGAGGCGCTTGCCAAAGCCTCCGACCGGGGAGAAGACAGCGGTGAAGAGGGTCACGGACAGTACTGGTGCTATCACCTCCATTTCCAAGTTACCTCCACCTTCCAGCTCAGCTTCCAAGCTGAGGACTAATTTGGCACAGATGACAGATGCCAATGGGAATATTCAGCAGAGGACAGTGTTGCCGAAACTCGTTAGCTGA